CTAATTGGAATCTCTGAAGATAGGGCCCAGTCATTTGCAGTTTTAAGAGTACACCAGGGATTCTGATATGCATCCAATTTCAGGAGTACTACTTTAAACAGGCTGTGGAGACAGTACCTGTCTAAAACAGTCAACTAGTGGAGTGAGGACGTCCTAGTTGGGAAGGAGCAGAGTCCATCCCCCATAATCCTGCATGgcacaggagagagagggaaatgttTGTCCCTTTCTTCATGCTTCCTTTGTGACCTAAGTCATTTGTTGAAGGGAAAGGAGCCACGCTCTAATGCAGTTACCCACTTTTCACCCCACCAAGAGGGCTCCACATTCACATATGTGCTTATTGGACATTGTGCTTCCCTGTTTCTAGGGGTACAGCATCTATTTCCTACTAGTGATTGAGGTTGCCAATTTAACATTACCCAGGATATACTGAAAAGTGGAAAAAGCACCTCTGAAAGAACCCAAGGTGAGAGCACCAAAACATTTTAGTAATAGTGGGACAGACtccttattttcaaaataccacATCTACCCACATACCTCATGAtgcaccatatttttttttttttataaacgaCCACTGCCTATTTTAGTTCTCTttcaggaggtttttttttttttaattctagttagcaCCACAGCCAGGAAAGGTTGGCTGTtaataaagtagaagaaaggacCAATGATGTCCAAAGGAATGAACATAAATTttaatggcttttctttttaaatgtcaatacATTTGTCTGAGTGCCTTTAACTGCCTGCTTATGATAGGTGACACAGCCCCACATCTCCTCTCCTTGAAGCTGAGTTGGTAATGGGGTCTGCTGGTGGTACTCTAGTGAGAACTAGATGAGCCTGGGAAAGTCTCTGACCATCAAAGGACTGAGGTACAGGCTGGGCCCAAGAATGTGCACAGTTATCAGTGTGTACCCAGCTGCCACATGGCCAGGGAGAGTGGGgactgggtgcctggctggctaaaTAGGAAAGTAGGCTCAGGAAATTAATTTAAGAGGTCCTAATAAAACACTTACCTCATGCCAGCAGCTGTACATGATGGTATATACTCTCTCTGAAGCTAGATGAGGCCTATAGAGACGGAGGCCTTGGGCAATGTGTTCAGCAGTTTCACTGTTAGTAAATCTTTCATATGGCATCTTCCCCAGAGAGTAAATTTCCCACATCAAAACCCctagacaatgaaaaaaatatattaagctgATTTAGTCTCTTTGGGTGTTTGGGATCCTAGTCTTCCTAGATCAACCTCAGATTATTATATTCAGCTGATTCCCCACtctgtgaattttccattttgtccCAACTTCTGCTGTAGTACTGCCCACACTGGAGAGTAATCGGGGTTGTACTGGACTATTAGTTCTTCTGGAGAGAGACATCATCTTATTTGTCTTTGTAATTATAGGGTCTGGCAGAGTCCCATGGTGCATAATCAGTATTCAAAAGCTGTGGAATACTAAATAAATTGTTTCTCTCGATTGTAAATTCTAAGAAGGCAGAGATGAAGTCTAGTTTACTCTTTCTATCCTCAGGAACCCCTGTGGTGCCTGACAATGGTGAGCACTCCCTAAGGACTAgaagaatgaaaacaacaaataataatcTCTCTGTGCAGGTTGCAAAGTGTGAAATTCCCCAATTGCATTCCTCTTCCTTTGAGCTGTATAATCTGTATAATTTTATTCACTCACCAAAAGCCCAGATGTCAGATTTGCTGCTGAACTTGCTATACATAAGGACTTCTGGTGGTGACCATCGGACTGGAAATTTGGAGCCTACTGAGCTTGTATATTCATCATCCAGGACATACCTGCAGAGGGTTCAGGacttgttacaattttttttttgacttgttcCTATTTGGAGAGCTTGacatttacttaaattttcttgGCACAGTCACATGAGCTAAACAAATACATGCTTACAGGCCAACCAGTGTGTTTTACAAATGTTACATTTAATGTATTCCTGTTTTCATATCTGATTTAGCTTTCCTGATTGACAATATGGTTACAGCAAGGATGAAGTGAAATAAGATCTATTAGgcactcctttcttcttctttctctccctttctgttttatCCTTCCTTCTATTCTGCAGTTGCAAGTGGGGACTAGACTGATTAGGAAAGAAggaggcaagggagagagagagagagagagagagagagagagaggcagaggaataaaGACAACAGGGTTGACAGATCAAAATGAGGTATTGGGGATCTTAGCTTTAAAAAGAGGGAtggaaggcagccctggtggctcagcggtttagcgccgccttcagcccagggcctgatcctggggaccagggatcgagtcccacattgggcttcctgcatggagcctgcttctccctctgcctgtgtctctgcctctctctctctctctgaataaataaataaatctctctctgtgtgtgtctgtcatgaataaataaattaaataattaaaaaaataaaaagagggagggagaggggcacctgggtggctcagtggttgagcacctgcctttggttcagagtgtgatcccttggtcctgggatcctggaattgagtcctgcatcaggctccctgcagggagcctgcttctccctctgcctatgtctctgcctctctctgtgtgtctctcatgaataaatgaataaaatattttttaaaagaagagggagggagaaaggagaggaaggagatattataataaaagaatgaaagaaatgacaaataattcagagaaagaagaggaagaagatggtgAGAAAGACtagaatgagggggaaaaaagaaagggagaggattCAAAACAATAATGCTGCGTCATGTTGTACTgtgctatttttacttttagaagGAAAGGTGAAAATGGCACACTCACCTGGACAGGCCGAAGTCAGATACTTTAACAACTCCTTGATCGTTTACCAAACAGTTTCGAGCTGCCTGTAGTACAACAGTTACCCATGAGACTCTGCCTTTGGCACACAGGTTAAAGGTACAAAGCTTCTGCCCACCAGGGGAATGAAGCCAGGGAAGCCTCATCTCTTTCAGCTCAAGAAACACTTTCCCACCCAGCAGGTGTCAGGTGATGCCACTGAGAAACTCTGATGCATTTCCACTACATCTAAAGCAACCTGATATATAGACATAAGTAAAGCATTGAGGGCAGGCAGAATGATTTCATTCACATTGACGATTCCATGATACCCCATCCTCTCCTGAATTGATGAAAGAATCAGGGAGAACAGAAaacaagtttgttttgtttgcttctctgccAGTGGGACTAAGACAATTTGAGCCTTGGCTTGGCTGAAATAAATAGGGGCACAAACTCTGATGCCTCTAGAGGTCAGGCAGGCAAAGTGATAGAATGAAATGGGGTGGGTAGATTGCAGGAAATGGCAGAGCATGCAGTTGGCCTGGAGGAGGCAAGCTGCTCCTCAGCTCCATCTGACTATTAGCATGGCCTCTGTGAATGAGCCTGCTGTTTCAAGATGGTCAAGATTTTCAATAGAAGCTGGAAATTCAGGTTTTTCAAATGTGTTTGTGTTTGCTGACTAacatagaacatttaaaaaacaatgacgAATGTACCCACAGACCCCCATTATATGACTCTGATGTAACCAAATGATGGTTCTGTGCCACTGGGAAGTAGGGTACCCTTCTGTCCTGAAGGACCCCACCATTTCCTTGTTGTGGTAGGGGGCTGGCACGAGTGACTGCTCCAGCTTCCACCTTGGCACAAGTTGTACTGTTGAGGCTGGAGATCCTTGACTGGCTGACTACTGGGGCATAGGTTCGTTCACCTAACTCTTACTGTTTTCTAGACAAAACTGAAATGATAATTCTAGCAACCCTCCTTATCCAGGTATGATATATCTTCCTCTGCTACTTCCACCCCCTCAGCCCTTGGTCCCAGGCCAATCCTTCTGAGGTCCTACCAGGTCTCGGTGAAGGAATTGCTTTGACTCCAGGTATTCCATGGCTTCACAGACATCCTTGCACATCTCCAGCAGCTGCTGAGTCTGGAAACGGTTGCGCATTTCCCTCAGGTAGTTCAGGAGGCAGCCATTGGCCATGTACTCAGTGATGATGAAGATAGGGCGCTGTTTGGTGCAGACGCCATACAATTGTACCAGCTTCTCATGGGAAAGATTCCTACAGAAGAGGCAACAAACCTTTCTGGCTCTGCATACTAATCAGAAAGGGACTGGATAGGAAAGGGGTTGGCCTGGAAGTAGAGCATCAGATAAGGGACTGTGATAACAAGTTgagcttcctccttccttcccttttttttttttttaattttttttttagaatactttttaaaaaaaatttttatttatgatagtcacacagagagagagaggcaggctccatgcaccgggagcccgacataggattcgatcccgggtctccaggatcgcaccctgggccaaaggcaggcactaaactgctgcgccacccagggatccccttccctcccttttgATCTAAACCCCCAAAGTGCCTAATATGTGAGGGTGGGCAGGGATTTGGAGcccaaacagaacagaaaataagcTCAGGGCTGACTGAACACCAAGGCTAATCAGAAGCAGTCTTTCTTTTGAAAGtctcatttttcacatttatccCCAAATGCTACAATAGTACACACCCATGATCAATACTATTAGCAACCAATATGTAAGGCAAAGAAATGATTACTTTAGCGGTTAGTACTCCCAACAAAGACTGACCTCAGGTCTTGGTCCCAAATCTCTCTCAATCTAAGTCACCTTAAGCCACAGTGGAAACTTTCTCAGTAATTCCTAGACTCCTAGGAGTCTAGGAGTCTCCTAGTAATTCCTAGACTCAGTAATTCCTAGATTGTAGAGCTGAGTTTGGGCTGTAACTCACATCATGACTTTGGCTTCTTCAATGAATTCATCCTCAGACATGGAGCCTTCTTTGATCATCTTGATGGCCACATCATATTGGCCTCTCCATTTCCCATATTTCACTACCCCAAACTGTCCAGTCCCCAGCTCCTTCAAGAAGGTCAGGTCCTTTGGATCAATTTCCCATGATCCTATAACAACAAAGCCTCAATATGATTATTTTGGGAATCATGTATGTATAATTCCTACAATAGGTAAGAATCCCTACTAGGGGCAGAAAAGGCAAGCAGTAAAAGGGAAATGCTCAAGAATATAATCTATCTTTGCTCAGGTCAATCTCAGGGACAGGGTGGTTACTGGTTGGAGGAATTGGAATTCTAGCTGCACATCAGCCATAAAGGAAGGAGAAACTagacaatcttttaaaatctctttatgaTTATGGTTTTTTTAATCACACAAAAAATAATCCCTTTATGAATCTATGTTCTTGCAGTCCCAGTAGGAGCCACCAGAGGGAGGAAACTATTAAATAACttgtttattaaataatcttCTTTGAGGCAGCTGGTGCAGAACAGTGTGCTGCAAGGTCCAGTGGGGTCAGCCAAAGGTAGTCCTGGTAACTGACCAATCCACCCTACCCTAGAGAAATAAGCAGTTACCGTAGCCCAGGCCTGCAGTGGAAGGTGCATTCTTGTTTTGTTGAGACACTGGATATTTGAGCCTAGATATGAGCCCTGAAACATACAGAGAGGGTCATGCTGCTGGTGCAGTGTAGGAGGTGGGATGCTGAACACACCCTCACTTAAAACCTCACACTTCTTATATCCATTCTTCCGGTACATTTTGAATCCCAGAAGATCTCCACGAACCCAAATTTTTCAGGAAGCTTCTCTTCTCACCAaagaattttcagaagaaaaaaagagaaaatactaatgGAAATACACTCCCCAACTAAATAtatccccacctcccagcccaggCTTAGCTCACATCCTACTGCTGCTTTTAATACTGAAAAGTGTAATTGGGACCCTATAAAATGATGGCCTCAACACTGCCTTGCATGGAGGTAGCAGATAGCAGCAAGTCTTCTCAGTGAAGCTTATCCCATGCATTCATGCCCTCACCAATCTccagttttttaaatgtctaccCTACTTAGAAACTGTCTTCTGGTGTTTTCTAACCTGTATGTTCTTTGAGGGCAAGGACCTTGACTAATAATTTTACTGTGATCTCCAGTACCAACAAAATTGCTGAGTAGATGATAGGAACTCAATGAATACTCACTGATTTGTTAATTTACCAGCATCTTCTGTCTTTCCTTAGCACTGAGCATCAGTCATCAAATAAGAAGTCACTCCCTACtggctgagagtctgcctttgactgCCTCTTTACTTGATCTCTACCTGGCATCATAGGGGTTTTCTTTCACCAAATTTGCACTACCCTGTGAGGCTTTTTCTTCTCACCACCTTGTCCCGAATTGCTTCTCCTGGTTTTTGTCACATCCTTCTTCTCTGGTACCCCTGATACTCACCTGCAGAGTTATGCTGATGGTAGTTAATGAGCTCAGGAATGGTGCTGAAAAGGTGCTTCTCTGCCAGGTAATACTGGCTCTGAGGTGTGGAACACACAACATAATGGCGTATCACCCCTTGAGGGTCCCTGAAGAAGTGGATGCTGAGTCAGCAACTTGGAAACAAGGGTCAGCAGGACCCAAGAAGTAAAGTGAAATGAATTTTGAGTTTAAGGGACAGAGGTAGTAGGAGGGATACACCATTAAGAAGCTATTGGGGGTACTAGGAGAGGCACACCATTAAAGCACCTCTGTCCTTTGTCCCCAGGGCCTTGAAACAGTAACACTTACCCTGTAGATTTAGCAAACACAGACACAGTATATTTTCCAGCTTTGCTGGAGTCTCTGACAATGAAACCTCCTTCTTTCCcctgaaacaatgaaaaagaagctGACTTGAAGGAGGAAGTGGCACTCACATCTGCATTCCACCTGCCCAAACTTGAGAGAAAAAGTGAAGCCCTAATCTTACTGCCAAGTTCCATGTTTGAACTGCAGCCTCATTGTTTTTGATAGTGAAAAGTGCAATTGATATCCCCCTCCATAAAATGATAGTCTTGACACTGCCTTGCTTTGAGGTGACAGAGAACAGCAAGCCCTCACTTGTTGTGCAAGGAGAATGCCATTTGCCTGTGGTCACACACTTACCTC
The nucleotide sequence above comes from Canis lupus dingo isolate Sandy chromosome X, ASM325472v2, whole genome shotgun sequence. Encoded proteins:
- the BTK gene encoding tyrosine-protein kinase BTK isoform X2, whose product is MAAVILESIFLKRSQQKKKTSPLNFKKRLFLLTMHKLSYYEYDFERGRRGSKKGSIDVEKITCVETVVPEKNPPPERQIPRRGEESSEMEQISIIERFPYPFQVVYDEGPLYVFSPTEELRKRWIHQLKNVIRYNSDLVQKYHPCFWIDGQYLCCSQTAKNAMGCQILENRNGSLKPGSSHRKTKKPLPPTPEEDQILKKPLPPEPTAAPASTSELKKVVALYDYMPMNANDLQLRKGEEYFILEESNLPWWRARDKNGQEGYIPSNYVTEAEDSIEMYEWYSKHMTRSQAEQLLKQEGKEGGFIVRDSSKAGKYTVSVFAKSTGDPQGVIRHYVVCSTPQSQYYLAEKHLFSTIPELINYHQHNSAGLISRLKYPVSQQNKNAPSTAGLGYGSWEIDPKDLTFLKELGTGQFGVVKYGKWRGQYDVAIKMIKEGSMSEDEFIEEAKVMMNLSHEKLVQLYGVCTKQRPIFIITEYMANGCLLNYLREMRNRFQTQQLLEMCKDVCEAMEYLESKQFLHRDLAARNCLVNDQGVVKVSDFGLSRYVLDDEYTSSVGSKFPVRWSPPEVLMYSKFSSKSDIWAFGVLMWEIYSLGKMPYERFTNSETAEHIAQGLRLYRPHLASERVYTIMYSCWHEKAEERPTFKILLSNILDVMDEES